One segment of Xiphias gladius isolate SHS-SW01 ecotype Sanya breed wild chromosome 1, ASM1685928v1, whole genome shotgun sequence DNA contains the following:
- the usp8 gene encoding ubiquitin carboxyl-terminal hydrolase 8 isoform X2, which yields MPAVSTGVKELYLSTSLGDLNKKAEIKPDKTSTRSYVQSACKIFKAAEECRLDRDEEKAYVLYMKYLTVYDIIKKRSDFKQQPEYYMTMLGPTSFKKAIEEAEKLSESLKLRYEEVEVRKKLEEKERQEEKKRREEIKEKDAGRVSPKASSANKKDSKKVKGEQNELKNATSKVPAGGITAEKLFHMMKDQTITIIVMDARSHKDFEESRIQVPAQTCISVPEEAICPGITVNQIETKLPEVSKENWRRRGFVDYIVLLDWFSSVTDLTVGTTLQSLKDALYKWDSVTILHSEPLVLEGGYENWLLFYPMYTTNAKVRPPRQNIISTLPQLNFSYPSLEEPKAPNPPQPDPEVTTEPQEPSVPVLVNGVTPADPPTSKTSMVTDRLPDTVDSPFKESTNSGLDISKKGPAAGTSSQSPATAKAFPQFDRAKKPSVRVSDEPKPSQNGSPKDSTQNGPVVPNRSAKPSLMPTSLSKEEQSQIHSEAVAVMEKARQEQEKRIQERRLEEEKREKVQKEKELKERLEREESDKRKKEEEERRHQDKKRLERQKAEEGEDKENRAWEDKERRGKEQNSDTPSKSMSLDSPAPNHIVNEIKREPLTRARSEEMGRSVPGLPDGWMKFLDTVTGTYRYYHSPTNRVHLYPPEVTVPQTPPSTPPTVKQKPRRPAEPESNSEREREQSKLKRSYSSPDISQDLREEAQKKATAPTTASVIPTINRETKPASAKVYSKVEIVRPSAAKIRNLNPTFGGLGASLTGLRNLGNTCYMNSILQCLCNTPAMADYFNNNYYLEDINRYNILGHKGEVAEEFGVIMKALWAGLYKYISPRDFKITIGKINEQFAGYDQQDSQELLLFLMDGLHEDLNKADNRKRYKEEEIDHLDDQMAADLAWSKHKLLNESIIVALFQGQFKSTVQCLTCHRKSRTFETFMYLSLPLASTSKCSLQDCLRLFSKEEKLTDNNKVFCRHCKAHRDSTKKLEIWKVPPILLVHLKRFSYEGRWKQKLQTSVDFPLDSLDLAQYVIGPKQNLKRYSLYGVSNHYGGLDGGHYTAYCKNVPKQYWYKFDDHEVSEISTSSVKSSAAYILFYSTL from the exons ATGCCTGCTGTGTCCACCGGGGTCAAAGAGCTGTATCTGTCCACATCTCTGGGGGACCTCAATAAAAAGGCTGAAATAAAGCCAGACAAGACAAGCACCAGAAG CTATGTTCAGAGTGCCTGCAAAATCTTCAAGGCGGCTGAGGAGTGTCGTCTGgacagagatgaggagaaagCTTATGTGCTATACATGAAGTATTTAACAGTATATGACATCATTAAGAAAAGATCGGACTTCAAGCAGCAACCG GAGTATTACATGACCATGCTTGGGCCAACCAGCTTTAAGAAAGCCATTGAAGAAGCTGAGAAGCTCTCTGAAAGCCTTAAACTCAG GTATGAGGAAGTTGAGGTTCGAAAAAAACTtgaggagaaggaaagacaagaagagaagaaaagaagggaagaaataaaagagaaagatgcTGGTCGAGTCTCTCCAAAAGCATCATCAGCAAACAAGAAGGACAGCAAAAAG gtaAAAGGAGAGCAGAATGAGCTGAAGAATGCAACCTCAAAAG TGCCAGCTGGCGGGATCACAGCTGAGAAACTTTTCCACATGATGAAGGACCAGACGATTACGATAATTGTTATGGATGCCCGAAGCCACAAGGACTTTGAGGAGTCACGCATTCAAGTCCCAGCCCAGACCTGCATCAGTGTGCCTGAGGAGGCCATTTGCCCAGG AATCACTGTGAATCAGATTGAGACAAAGCTACCGGAGGTGTCCAAAGAGAATTGGAGGCGACGGGGATTTGTGGATTATATAGTCCTGCTGGACTGGTTCAGTTCTGTCACTGACCTTACAGTGGGCACCACATTGCAGAGCCTCAAAGATGCCCTCTATAAG TGGGACAGCGTCACCATCCTGCATAGTGAGCCGCTGGTGCTGGAGGGGGGCTACGAGAACTGGCTGTTGTTTTACCCCATGTACACAACCAACGCTAAAGTTCGACCCCCTAGACAGAATATCATCAGCACCCTCCCTCAGT TGAACTTCAGCTACCCATCTCTAGAGGAACCAAAGGCTCCGAACCCACCTCAACCAGACCCTGAGGTCACAACTGAGCCTCAGGAACCCTCAGTTCCCGTGCTGGTGAATGGGGTGACACCAGCAGACCCCCCCACATCGAAAACGTCCATGGTTACTGACAGGTTGCCAGACACTGTCGATTCCCCTTTCAAAGAGTCCACAAATTCTGGTCTAGACATTAGTAAGAAGGGCCCTGCAGCAGGCACATCCAGCCAGTCACCTGCAACAGCCAAGGCCTTCCCACAG TTTGACCGTGCCAAGAAACCCTCTGTCCGGGTGTCAGATGAGCCTAAGCCCAGCCAGAATGGTTCACCGAAGGACTCCACCCAGAATGGCCCAGTTGTCCCTAACCGCTCAGCAAAACCATCCTTAATGCCCACTTCTTTGTCTAAAGAAGAACAAAGTCAGATACACTCTGAGGCGGTGGCAGTGATGGAGAAGGCAAGGCAAGAGCAGGAAAAACGCATCCAGGAGCGTCGTTTAGAGGAGGAGAAGCGGGAGAAGGTACAAAAGGAGAAGGAGTTGAAAGAGAGGctagaaagagaggaaagtgacaagagaaagaaggaagaggaggagagaagacatCAGGATAAAAAGAGACTGGAGAGgcagaaagcagaggagggTGAAGACAAAGAGAACAGGGCGTgggaagacaaagagaggaggggaaaggagcAGAACTCAGACACTCCCTCAAAGAGTATGTCTCTGGATTCGCCTGCTCCCAACCATATtgtgaatgaaattaaa AGGGAGCCCCTGACCAGAGCAAGGAGTGAGGAGATGGGTAGGAGTGTACCAGGCCTTCCAGATGGTTGGATGAAG TTCCTTGACACAGTGACGGGGACCTACCGATACTACCATTCCCCAACCAATCGTGTCCACCTGTACCCTCCTGAGGTCACCGTTCCACAAACCCCACCCTCCACACCGCCAACAGTCAAACAGAAACCACGACGACCAGCTGAGCCAGAAAGCAACAGTGAACGAGAGCGGGAACAGTCTAAACTGAAACGCTCCTACTCCTCCCCGGATATCAGCCAGGACCTGAGAGAGGAGGCCCAGAAGAAGGCCACCGCCCCAACTACTGCTTCTGTCATACCCACCATCAACAGAGAAACCAA ACCTGCCAGTGCTAAAGTCTATTCTAAAGTGGAGATTGTGCGGCCTTCAGCTGCCAAAATTCGCAACCTGAATCCTACATTTGGAGGTCTGGGTGCATCACTGACTGGCCTTCGTAACCTGGGAAACACATGCTACATGAACTCCATTTTGCAATGTCTCTGTAACACTCCTGCCATGGCTGATTACTTCAACAACAATTACTACCTGGAAGACATCAACCG GTACAACATCCTTGGTCATAAAGGGGAGGTGGCAGAGGAGTTTGGTGTGATCATGAAGGCCCTGTGGGCGGGTCTGTACAAGTACATCAGTCCGCGGGACTTCAAGATCACCATAGGCAAGATTAACGAACAGTTTGCTGGCTACGACCAGCAAGACTCccaggagctgctgctgtttctcatGGATGGCCTCCATGAGGACCTTAACAAG GCGGACAACAGGAAGCGGTACAAGGAGGAAGAAATCGACCACCTGGATGATCAGATGGCAGCTGATCTGGCCTGGAGCAAACACAAGCTGCTGAACGAGTCCATCATTGTAGCTCTGTTCCAGGGGCAGTTCAAGTCCACCGTGCAGTGTCTGACCTGCCATCGCAAGTCACGGACATTTGAGACCTTTATGTACCTGTCGCTGCCTCTGGCCTCCACCAGCAAGTGCTCCCTGCAG GATTGTCTGAGGCTGTTCTCCAAGGAAGAGAAGCTGACCGACAACAACAAGGTGTTCTGCAGACACTGCAAGGCCCACAGAGATTCCACCAAGAAACTGGAGATCTGGAAAGTCCCACCTATTCTCCTGGTTCACTTAAAACG ATTCTCCTATGAGGGTAGATGGAAACAGAAGCTGCAGACATCTGTAGACTTCCCTCTAGACAGTCTGGACCTGGCCCAATATGTTATTGGACCCAAACAGAACCTGAAGAGATACAGCCTTTATGGAGTTTCT AACCACTACGGGGGTTTAGATGGAGGCCATTACACAGCGTACTGTAAGAACGTGCCCAAACAGTACTGGTACAAGTTTGATGACCACGAGGTGTCCGAAATCTCCACCTCCTCCGTCAAGTCCTCCGCAGCCTACATCCTGTTTTACTCCACCCTGTGA
- the usp8 gene encoding ubiquitin carboxyl-terminal hydrolase 8 isoform X1 produces the protein MPAVSTGVKELYLSTSLGDLNKKAEIKPDKTSTRSYVQSACKIFKAAEECRLDRDEEKAYVLYMKYLTVYDIIKKRSDFKQQPEYYMTMLGPTSFKKAIEEAEKLSESLKLRYEEVEVRKKLEEKERQEEKKRREEIKEKDAGRVSPKASSANKKDSKKVKGEQNELKNATSKAAVPAGGITAEKLFHMMKDQTITIIVMDARSHKDFEESRIQVPAQTCISVPEEAICPGITVNQIETKLPEVSKENWRRRGFVDYIVLLDWFSSVTDLTVGTTLQSLKDALYKWDSVTILHSEPLVLEGGYENWLLFYPMYTTNAKVRPPRQNIISTLPQLNFSYPSLEEPKAPNPPQPDPEVTTEPQEPSVPVLVNGVTPADPPTSKTSMVTDRLPDTVDSPFKESTNSGLDISKKGPAAGTSSQSPATAKAFPQFDRAKKPSVRVSDEPKPSQNGSPKDSTQNGPVVPNRSAKPSLMPTSLSKEEQSQIHSEAVAVMEKARQEQEKRIQERRLEEEKREKVQKEKELKERLEREESDKRKKEEEERRHQDKKRLERQKAEEGEDKENRAWEDKERRGKEQNSDTPSKSMSLDSPAPNHIVNEIKREPLTRARSEEMGRSVPGLPDGWMKFLDTVTGTYRYYHSPTNRVHLYPPEVTVPQTPPSTPPTVKQKPRRPAEPESNSEREREQSKLKRSYSSPDISQDLREEAQKKATAPTTASVIPTINRETKPASAKVYSKVEIVRPSAAKIRNLNPTFGGLGASLTGLRNLGNTCYMNSILQCLCNTPAMADYFNNNYYLEDINRYNILGHKGEVAEEFGVIMKALWAGLYKYISPRDFKITIGKINEQFAGYDQQDSQELLLFLMDGLHEDLNKADNRKRYKEEEIDHLDDQMAADLAWSKHKLLNESIIVALFQGQFKSTVQCLTCHRKSRTFETFMYLSLPLASTSKCSLQDCLRLFSKEEKLTDNNKVFCRHCKAHRDSTKKLEIWKVPPILLVHLKRFSYEGRWKQKLQTSVDFPLDSLDLAQYVIGPKQNLKRYSLYGVSNHYGGLDGGHYTAYCKNVPKQYWYKFDDHEVSEISTSSVKSSAAYILFYSTL, from the exons ATGCCTGCTGTGTCCACCGGGGTCAAAGAGCTGTATCTGTCCACATCTCTGGGGGACCTCAATAAAAAGGCTGAAATAAAGCCAGACAAGACAAGCACCAGAAG CTATGTTCAGAGTGCCTGCAAAATCTTCAAGGCGGCTGAGGAGTGTCGTCTGgacagagatgaggagaaagCTTATGTGCTATACATGAAGTATTTAACAGTATATGACATCATTAAGAAAAGATCGGACTTCAAGCAGCAACCG GAGTATTACATGACCATGCTTGGGCCAACCAGCTTTAAGAAAGCCATTGAAGAAGCTGAGAAGCTCTCTGAAAGCCTTAAACTCAG GTATGAGGAAGTTGAGGTTCGAAAAAAACTtgaggagaaggaaagacaagaagagaagaaaagaagggaagaaataaaagagaaagatgcTGGTCGAGTCTCTCCAAAAGCATCATCAGCAAACAAGAAGGACAGCAAAAAG gtaAAAGGAGAGCAGAATGAGCTGAAGAATGCAACCTCAAAAG CTGCAGTGCCAGCTGGCGGGATCACAGCTGAGAAACTTTTCCACATGATGAAGGACCAGACGATTACGATAATTGTTATGGATGCCCGAAGCCACAAGGACTTTGAGGAGTCACGCATTCAAGTCCCAGCCCAGACCTGCATCAGTGTGCCTGAGGAGGCCATTTGCCCAGG AATCACTGTGAATCAGATTGAGACAAAGCTACCGGAGGTGTCCAAAGAGAATTGGAGGCGACGGGGATTTGTGGATTATATAGTCCTGCTGGACTGGTTCAGTTCTGTCACTGACCTTACAGTGGGCACCACATTGCAGAGCCTCAAAGATGCCCTCTATAAG TGGGACAGCGTCACCATCCTGCATAGTGAGCCGCTGGTGCTGGAGGGGGGCTACGAGAACTGGCTGTTGTTTTACCCCATGTACACAACCAACGCTAAAGTTCGACCCCCTAGACAGAATATCATCAGCACCCTCCCTCAGT TGAACTTCAGCTACCCATCTCTAGAGGAACCAAAGGCTCCGAACCCACCTCAACCAGACCCTGAGGTCACAACTGAGCCTCAGGAACCCTCAGTTCCCGTGCTGGTGAATGGGGTGACACCAGCAGACCCCCCCACATCGAAAACGTCCATGGTTACTGACAGGTTGCCAGACACTGTCGATTCCCCTTTCAAAGAGTCCACAAATTCTGGTCTAGACATTAGTAAGAAGGGCCCTGCAGCAGGCACATCCAGCCAGTCACCTGCAACAGCCAAGGCCTTCCCACAG TTTGACCGTGCCAAGAAACCCTCTGTCCGGGTGTCAGATGAGCCTAAGCCCAGCCAGAATGGTTCACCGAAGGACTCCACCCAGAATGGCCCAGTTGTCCCTAACCGCTCAGCAAAACCATCCTTAATGCCCACTTCTTTGTCTAAAGAAGAACAAAGTCAGATACACTCTGAGGCGGTGGCAGTGATGGAGAAGGCAAGGCAAGAGCAGGAAAAACGCATCCAGGAGCGTCGTTTAGAGGAGGAGAAGCGGGAGAAGGTACAAAAGGAGAAGGAGTTGAAAGAGAGGctagaaagagaggaaagtgacaagagaaagaaggaagaggaggagagaagacatCAGGATAAAAAGAGACTGGAGAGgcagaaagcagaggagggTGAAGACAAAGAGAACAGGGCGTgggaagacaaagagaggaggggaaaggagcAGAACTCAGACACTCCCTCAAAGAGTATGTCTCTGGATTCGCCTGCTCCCAACCATATtgtgaatgaaattaaa AGGGAGCCCCTGACCAGAGCAAGGAGTGAGGAGATGGGTAGGAGTGTACCAGGCCTTCCAGATGGTTGGATGAAG TTCCTTGACACAGTGACGGGGACCTACCGATACTACCATTCCCCAACCAATCGTGTCCACCTGTACCCTCCTGAGGTCACCGTTCCACAAACCCCACCCTCCACACCGCCAACAGTCAAACAGAAACCACGACGACCAGCTGAGCCAGAAAGCAACAGTGAACGAGAGCGGGAACAGTCTAAACTGAAACGCTCCTACTCCTCCCCGGATATCAGCCAGGACCTGAGAGAGGAGGCCCAGAAGAAGGCCACCGCCCCAACTACTGCTTCTGTCATACCCACCATCAACAGAGAAACCAA ACCTGCCAGTGCTAAAGTCTATTCTAAAGTGGAGATTGTGCGGCCTTCAGCTGCCAAAATTCGCAACCTGAATCCTACATTTGGAGGTCTGGGTGCATCACTGACTGGCCTTCGTAACCTGGGAAACACATGCTACATGAACTCCATTTTGCAATGTCTCTGTAACACTCCTGCCATGGCTGATTACTTCAACAACAATTACTACCTGGAAGACATCAACCG GTACAACATCCTTGGTCATAAAGGGGAGGTGGCAGAGGAGTTTGGTGTGATCATGAAGGCCCTGTGGGCGGGTCTGTACAAGTACATCAGTCCGCGGGACTTCAAGATCACCATAGGCAAGATTAACGAACAGTTTGCTGGCTACGACCAGCAAGACTCccaggagctgctgctgtttctcatGGATGGCCTCCATGAGGACCTTAACAAG GCGGACAACAGGAAGCGGTACAAGGAGGAAGAAATCGACCACCTGGATGATCAGATGGCAGCTGATCTGGCCTGGAGCAAACACAAGCTGCTGAACGAGTCCATCATTGTAGCTCTGTTCCAGGGGCAGTTCAAGTCCACCGTGCAGTGTCTGACCTGCCATCGCAAGTCACGGACATTTGAGACCTTTATGTACCTGTCGCTGCCTCTGGCCTCCACCAGCAAGTGCTCCCTGCAG GATTGTCTGAGGCTGTTCTCCAAGGAAGAGAAGCTGACCGACAACAACAAGGTGTTCTGCAGACACTGCAAGGCCCACAGAGATTCCACCAAGAAACTGGAGATCTGGAAAGTCCCACCTATTCTCCTGGTTCACTTAAAACG ATTCTCCTATGAGGGTAGATGGAAACAGAAGCTGCAGACATCTGTAGACTTCCCTCTAGACAGTCTGGACCTGGCCCAATATGTTATTGGACCCAAACAGAACCTGAAGAGATACAGCCTTTATGGAGTTTCT AACCACTACGGGGGTTTAGATGGAGGCCATTACACAGCGTACTGTAAGAACGTGCCCAAACAGTACTGGTACAAGTTTGATGACCACGAGGTGTCCGAAATCTCCACCTCCTCCGTCAAGTCCTCCGCAGCCTACATCCTGTTTTACTCCACCCTGTGA